ctggcctatggaatggccacacctccctttgttgctgctcctataacgcggctccttttattccttgttttctgattgtggataggattttgcacctactaatccatgtcgggttaattgcctagttcgcctaggcttagTTTAGACAggcgaggtctaatatactgcgcagggtgcaaaaccctaatttttgcaaattaatcaggttgatatttgaatcttgtgaattatcacaaaattgattgaattctgtgtgttgacacggagttatttaaatttattgccagagagcagtatacTTTCCGAtggagtacttttatgcaaggaccttaaccttgatactttgggaaattcatgctactctgctacgagtgaacacaagggttcagccggggaacataacacataAAGCATTAAAAGAAGCTTATATTGACTGAATAATACAGGAAAGGTGtcgaaatttatagaatatctgggattgttgctacatgcaccattctggataaatttcatgtgaatatattgaatttctcaataaatGTACTAGTGGAGAGgttgagcactcatcacttttacatggctctgtttctttgcagagtgacgacacattaaatgcaaggtttaaaaaatttagccctaaactaaaaaccaccatcaacattgccATTCTAGGAAGAAGAACTAGTGTGTCTTAAGTAGGAATTAAAACCGTTTCAAGCAACTACAGGAAGAAGGAATACTATCATCACAATACAACATAAACCATGTGTCCAGAAGAAGATCTTCATTGAGAgttatgtgtatcttctcatTGGTTTATAAAGAGGATACACATAAACGGATAGTCAGGTTGTATTttgatgaacatgaagttcaTCAGAGGTATTGACACACTCTTTTTTACTCTCCTCCCCTATACTAGAATTAATAAGAGAATGACAAGAGTTACCTGGATCAGCTGCTTTCCTTGCCTTCTTGATCTTGCGCTTGAGACCGTTGATAGTGGTCTTGGGTTCCGAGACACGATTATTAATATGAATGTAATCAGGGACACTTATTTCAGAGGCAAGATCATTGTTGAGCGAAAGATAGGGTTTTGAAGAAGTTTTCTTTCTTCAACATCTTTTACTTCTTCCAGGATTTTCAAAGTTATCAGTCATCCATATGACCTTGTTCCTTTTGCCATTGTAAGTAGAGGAACAATTATATTTATAATCAAGAACTGGTCCATTGGGACAAGATGAATATAAGAGGAACAATTATATTtataattcaatccgcaatcagcaaatagaaatctgcgagcctgattgaatataagaggagttacttgaaaggtaccaaagaccagtgttcaagtgtcaatcaatgtaaatcaacaaccaaaggttggatattctaattgattgatctcaacgtacaacctgtgatatttcaattatataacaaaatataatgcggaaaagaaataacacagacaccagaattttgttaacgaggaaaccgcaaacgcacaaaaatcccgggacctagtccatattgaacaccacactgtattaagccgctacagacactagcctactaccaattaacttcggactggactatagttgaaccctaatcaatatcacactgattcaaggtacaattgtgctccttacgtctttgatcccagcaggatactacccacttgattcccttagctgacctcacccacaactaagagttgctatgacccaaagtcgaagacttgatagataaatctgtctcacacagaaaagtctatatgattgaataaatctgtctcccacagaaataaccaagagttttttttccgtattttgataaatcaagatgaacaggaaccaattgataaaccggacttatatttcctaagaacggcctagtattatcaatcacctcactataAACTTAATCGagtagcgaaacaagttattgtggaatcacaaacgatgagacgaagtttgcttgtgattaattttctatcttgcctattggagatataaaatcttgaaccaattatttaaattgcactcaacacgatagaaacatcaagatcagatcacacaactacaaagataatagttgggtctggcttcataatcccaatgaagtcttcaagtcgttaacctacggggtctcaagaagaaacctaaggttaaaggagaatcgattctagttatgaaactagtaacacacatgaggtatgggattaggtttcccagttgctagttctcctttatatagttttcaaattagcgtttgcaatcttagttaccttggtaacaaagcattcaataatcaccgttagatgaaaaacctgattcaaccaagctaatatctttcaaccgttagatcgaacttagcttgttacacacaaatgaaatgtatcctcatttaggtttatgtagccgtgcctaaacgtgtaaaccatgttggttcaaaaatagttaaccgaggttagccatatgattactctcatatcaaccttattcatcttaaccataactagttcaaatgactcaaatgaaactagttaagagttgttcaattgtttagaaaacacaattgaaatcaaatcggtttgattcacttgaatcaatcatgaacactatagccacagtttgcaaagattgcattccttatgatttaaatatttaatcCATGAACTTGACcgacttgacaaagtaaccagcttaagtatgcgtacttaagcaaccggttttgagttttttaagtttccaacctcagcagaaattttcggttcaaaaacctccgccagtatgcgtacgagtacacatatttaaggtgactagttaagagttttgccaaaaccaaactcagcagaaattctcggttcgagaacttccgcaagtatgcgtacgagtatgcatacttaacctgtctccttcaccaatttcgtatacacacatatgcatactcttggctcccggtttatgaacttatacactaatgtgcgaacacattatatatgcttatatccaaagatggttacatcatcaactctttatttcaatcattaaaacattcttctataatgacaatagtcgtttccacacactattagcatcaaagcaattttcaagatattgaaataatcattgttgaaacattccaagcctacataaaatgattgaatcacacaaaccatgtaagatgttacttggcaattttctcatgatataagatgaacttggtcgaagagaaagcttaccaacacatatttcgagaaatatgtaagcgagatatactcagctcgaaatctcagatgtgtatagagaaaactatatcgtaacacgacttatgtctcaatataggagatagtataaatagactttccaagtgatagataagttcaagtctccatataccttttgctGAAGAAGTTACACaagttccccttagtagttcttcgtcttcaaaatatgaacgtcgagagatttaagctcaactacactatctatgtcctagtccgagacatctacaaataggctagaaatcaagacttatagttttgatcattaacgttgacaaaaatgcttgagatagaaacgcatgcgagttcgaccgagcaatgctctaacaactagttagagagttgttcaattacttagatctcatagaagcatacaagacacaatcgaagcaaaaacgggtttgattcattcgaatcgatacatgaacattatagccacggtttgtaaagattgcattccttaatttataaatgtcttagttcacgaataatcatttttagaaaataacccacttaagtaagCATACCGGTGCGCATACTTAAGTACATGATTGagcttgtttttagttcacaaactccagtagaaattcactggatgtgaacttccgacagtatgcgtacatgtacgcggacttagctccggagatcctaaaccagtaaagtacgcatactttggttcaaggattttggacttacacaagtatgagttcacatacaatgtttatatccaatcatggttatatattctaaactctcatttcaatcattgaaatttttttagaggatgttatatagttgttattcacaaactatttctcatcaaagcgatcttcaagttattgaaataatcaacatgactttcgtcacgagtaaagatgaacttggccaaagagaaatcttaccaacacatatttcgagatgtagataagcgagataaactcggctcgaaataacaaatgtgtataatcgaagtctatatagcacttcgacttttgtctcaagataagagatagaataaatagacttttgagtgatagataagttcaagtctccacattcctttttgtcgatgaagttccaccagttcattgAGTAGTTATTcgcctttgcatgatgaacgccgtggagtctagagctcaactacacttactatcctattccgggacttagatataagtagactagaagtcaagaattatagttttggcaactaaacttgacaaacaagcttgagatagcaacgcttgcgagttcgaccgagcagtgctctaacaattccgCTAGGAGTTTAAGTATGTTACAATGGAAACGCTAGACAATAAGTTTTCTTCTAACCATTTTACAGCCTTTAGAAGAGCTTTTGCTTCTGCATGAATGGCTGAAGATGCCCATTTCGATCCCGCCGAAAGGTGCATAAAGGCTTCTTGTTTCACATAGTACATAATATAAGCATATCCCATTGATAAATTTTCATTTTTATATGAAGCGTCTATGAATATTGTCCAATCCTCCTTTATGTTGGACCATGAAGGTTTTGTACTCTTTACTTTCTGGATGCAATGTGTTGTAACCTAATCTCTAATATCCGAAGAAATAGTAAATTTCTTAATTTGTTCAATTAATCCCTGTTGAACTTGGATTGATGTTTTCAACCTCACGCCTATGTTTCCAAATGAGCCATAGTATTGTTGCAATTATATCACTAAATTGCGAAAAAATTAAATATGAGATCCATTTTCCAATCCAGTTGTTAATCGAATATGTGCAAATCTGGGAGTTTACTGCGTCCAACGAACAACCAAACCATATCAATCTTGCGAAAGGATAAGTTCTGAAGAGACGTTGTTTCATTTCCGTAGCTTGCATATTGCACATTGGACACTCTGCTGAAATTTACGGATTATGTGTTGTTAGTCTACTTGCATATTGGGCACTCTGGTGAAATATCCGGATTATGTGCTATTAGTCTACTTGTCGTAGGAAAAACCTTATGGTATAATTTCCAAACAAATAGTCTATTTCTTGGAATTACTTGCATTTCCCATATTTTTTCCAAGGGAAATCACTGTTATTTTCATTTGCCTGACTCTGGTTTATGATGAAATTGTAAATGTTTTTGCCGAAAAAGTTCCTGACTGATGATGTTTCTATCTAATTTTATCTGATTCTCCTTTATTTGGGGATATAACtagaattttttcttttatttcggGAGAAAAAAGATCATCCAATTTTTCATTGTCCCAATATCCTTCAGAATTTATTAGTTCTTGGACTTTTTCCGGCAACGGTTCTTCTTTATTGCTCGACCTTTGTGGTTTATCTGAATTGGGTATCCAATTgtcttctcatatctttgtgtaagcTCCATTTTTCACTTTTCAAACATAATCATCCTTAATAATACTTAGGCCCTTTGGTGTACTTGTCCAAATCCAGGAGAGTTCATAGTTTCTCGTTGATTTCATTGGGTTggatttataataatattttgcTTCAAGAAATTTCACCCGTAGTTGATTTTTTTCTGCCATTAGCCGACTAGCCAACTTCGTTAAGATAGCTATGTTGAATTTACTAGGAGTTTTTGATTAATACCTAGACCCCCTTGCGATTTTGGCTTGCACATGCTGATCCACGCTTCTATATATCCATTTCTTTTCCGTCTCATCTTTAGTCCACAAAAAATGTATCTTCAGTGATTGACCATGTCATATAATCCCATTCGAGGAAGAAAGAAGCCCACAACCTTTAATTCTCATCATAATCCTTCATAAATTCCTCATTTTTGTTTTCTCGTTCTTCATCCGGTAGTTTTAAAATATTCTTTTGGTCTTTCAACTTAAGCAGTTGAATTAGTGGTTGGcatttttttcctaattttattccaTATATGCACAAATAAAATTTTGGGCGTCCAGAAATACCTTACTAATAGCAtacacaatacttgatcttagtcgGTTACCATCACCTTCGGAAAAACATCCTCATGGAAAATTAACTTACATTGTTGTAACCCCCACATATTTTTTTTTCCCGTCTTgtctttcaaaaaataaaaggCCACGGTAAATGGTGCCTTGATTGATGTGCGCCCAAGTATGTTCTACAACGACATCTCATATTTGttggtcttgtacgtgcaatccattataagaacttgtGTAAAGCATATAGCCAATTGAACGCAATTCGGGTCACCAAGAAGGTGTGAGATTTGTCCGAACTCATCCAATCTCTTTTAGATCATGTAGTTGTGCTTCACCGCCAACCACATcaattgttgcatcaccatcctaccttgcaaatatTTCCTTATCAAAGTACTTCTGGCGTTGTAGATGCATAGCCGACTTGTTATTATTACAACCCGCTTTCAATTTGCTAAGGATATTAATCGGTGGCACACGTGCTAACGACATTTTATCTTTTTCCATGTACAATATTTTAAAGAATTCAACCTAAAAAAGGAGACTAAACATAGTCTACAAGTATGCATGTGTATTATTAGCATAAGGTTCCTCATTAATGTATTCAtcttctggatttggctcataaaaaatcatcatcttgagcttGAGCTTGAGGCAGAGTTtgagtaaaatcattctcattatCCAAAAAATAAGCCAACCCGGATCTTCGTTGTAGTTGATGTATATCTTCTTGGATTTACGAGATGAAGATTCTCCTTCATTATTTGAACTACACATTATTGTCACTTCCAATCACCAAAATCATAAAAATCTCAGTAACCAAGCTCTTTTTTCTACTTCTCCTCTCAAAACAATCCCTCACAAATATAACTTATCTATTACTTTACCAGTAATACTTAATAAGCTTAATAAATCATTAATATTAACAATCAATCATATTATTTAGAACTAATACGGTTGAAAAGGGGCGGTGAGTTTACCACATACTAGAATTTTACTCACCTTGGATGTTTTTCAGCATAGGAAGCTGAAACACGATCGATTAGAGACGCTTTGAAGATAACATGGAAGAGAAAGGATGTGAAAATGTTATTGAGAGTGACGCAACTGTCATCATTGAAACAATCAAGACGAAGCAGTTTTTGAGTGACCAGAGAACCCATTTCCATTCGAAGGAATTAGAACCTAATTTCGAAatttcaatttctcttctttgaatATGTTAATCGAACTGCAAATAATGCAGCTTGTGAACTTGCCCAATGGGCTAAGAAAAACACTAGCCATATAATGTGGTCTGTTCTACTAGATTGGCTTATCCCTTCCTTATGTGCTGACTGTAGAAGAAATGAGATGACTCTAGGTTGTAAGTTCAATTTATTTGCTTATCCCTTATTTTGTCACTCTCTCGGAAGATTTTGGTGTgcctcaaaatccttcttttttattttttctaggtTCCCTTGCTTTTTCTAATAAGCCCATACAACTACCTCAAAGAAGCGAAGAGGGAGAACAGAACAGTCTCTACTAATGTGCCCCTTTCGTAATTATACAATAAAGTGTGACCTTTAAACTCTAAAAACTTTGCAGAGTAACAGTGTATCCGTACTTACTCTGGtagctttttcttttcttttttttcaagagATATGAGAATTCTAGAGTACAAAGCTTAATTCTTAGGGTTTAACAAAAATGAGGTGTAGAAGAAAATCAGGGGTGATAAGCTTAGATCAACTTAGATCATTGTCAAGAACAATTTCTGGAAGTACCGGTGGAAGAAAAGCAGGTTCTATGTCTTCATCCGGATTTTCTTCTTCGGGGAGTTTTGCGAGTCTGAATCTTGTTGCAGGTTAATTTCTAAAGTTCCATTttagtttttttaaaaaaataaaaaatcgtaGTCGAGAAAAAGACTAAGAAACCGGTATGTAATTCAATATGACTATttgctctctttttttttccagataaACGACGGGACCAAGAACAGGCTTCTCTCGTAACACCTCTTAAAATGGAGGTACGGGTTACTTCTTGTTTGTTCTGCATTTTACTCTCAGCTTTGGttcttttaaatttatttttctattGATGCTGCTCCTGatcttattttggtttttatcttTAAACTTCAGATTTCTGCCCTTTGCCACCAATATATTTGCTTGTTTGTTACATTTATGTGGTCGCTTATCGGTCTCTCATATGTCTTAAAGTTGAATTGCTAACGAATTTGACTCAAAAGTCCAATTCAGAGTACCATTTGTCTCCCACTGGTCTGTGTCTCTCATTTGAGTCAAAATTAATCTGCTGATGCATTTGATCATAAGGTGCAAGTCCATTGCAAATATAAACCAGAGGCCAGTGATTTGTACATTGCCATCTCTAGTTTTGTTTCCTTGCTCGAAAAGCCTCCTGACAGGAGTTAGGGTCATTTGTTCTATATAAATTCTTAGTACTTTTCTGTTTTATTGGTCGGAGTATGTCTTGCATTAACTTATATTTTCGTCTAACTCTTAAATAGAAACAGAAACTTGCAGCAGTGGATGCCCATCTTTCTAGTTCATACAGTGGAATATCAGTGGGAGGAGTGGCACCTGGTAAGTTATTACATTATGCTACAGATTCTTTTATAAAGGTGCCCGGCTTACTATGTTGGACCATTTGTTATACCCAGTAACTGCGTGTGATTCTTTAATTAGTTTCCCCTACTTGATCTATTTGACATGTCATTTCTATAATGGACATGATCAGCTCATGTTGTGTAGTGCACCTTGATACCTACACAAAACCTCCTGGGCTGCATTATTTGCAGTTCATTGTCCACGCAGGGCAATGGATCTGATTACCATTTAGTGGAACAGACCAGCTCCTGCTCCTGCTTTGTCATTGGACTTTGTCAACTGATTCCCATTTCTTCATATATATTCTTACCGAATACCTCCTGCTCCTGCTTGCAGCTCTCTCATTGTCCACGCAGGGCACTCCAAAAGATTCAACAGGCCAGCTTGATAATGATAAAATATCAGAAGATAAACAAGCAGAGGTTTGCTTTTGACTTCCtggtttattttgttcaaacGTGCAATTAACTTGTTGGTCATCTGTGATGACGAACATGCGGCGTCACCAGAAAACAaattaacaaaataaacaaaatgcaTTTTGTCCTTTTGATTAGATGGTATTAAATGTAGTTGGGGTGCATCTCACTTAGTTTTGATGCAATTACTTAGGAGGGATGCATGTTATCAATGTAgcattccacttactcatcttaTTTGTAAATTGGGCACATCTTGCCTTTGAGACTCATCTTACTTTTCACATGTGGTCTACAGAAGCCGAATCCAAAATCTTTATTGTCTCCAACAGTCCAATGTGCACCAGAGTCAGATGATCCATACTCACCCTTCCATGCAACACAATGGATCCCCACAAAGTACAGCAACTCAGATTCTTCCGTCAGTGGTCCACCCATTTCAATGCCAGAGGTGTGTATTTCTCTAAATTTCACAACCCTACCCTTTATTACCAATATTATGTCGATCACTTGCTTGATGCAGGAAGAACTATTTTGGCTAATGAGAACTGCTTTAACTTTTATTAGGAACTGAAAGGGCATGGTACAACTGTCATGGGTCAATATTCCTAGCTTGGTAGTACAACGAAATCTGTAAGTAACTATATATTTTAAGTTGAATTAGTATAATTATATTTAGGTGTATCGAATCCTTAATGTACAGATTTATATTGCAGTGAGTGATCTAGACCAAGACTTTAAGCTTGTGGAAGACGGAGATTATGTTTTCGGTGCAGCTGGTGATGGGAATATTTGTGCAGATATTATCAAAGAGATGAAAAAGATTTTGAAAGAGCAAAGGAATAGGAAAAGACATGTAAGAGCGACTATGCAAGAGTGTGCTGGATGGGTCAAACTTTATTTTGATGAGATTTGTCCCAGAgataaacaaaaaaatattgGATTCAGAAAATTGCATGATGTTGCGCTGGGTTTGATAAGGGGAAAAATGGAGAAATTGTTCCAAGCATGTGGGTTGGAACCAAATCTGGTGCATATAAAGTCGAAAGGTTTGAAACCTTAGGAACTGGAAGAATGTATGCAGATTTGGAGGTAGAGACGCAAAAAAGATGTAATACAGTTGACAAAGTCGTCGAGAAGTTTGGAAAGGGTGTTGGAGAGCTTGTTTAAATGATTTTCATACTGCAGGAAAAACAAAGATTTGCATGATAAGTCTGAAAACACCTGCAACACCAAAAGCACAAGtgggaaagaaaaagaagagacaTGAAGAGTATGCTCTTGGGGAGGTTGAACGCCGTTACATAACGGTAAAAGAACTGATGGATATGTATGGTGTGTTTGATGAGGGACTGTTGAGTAATCAAAGTGTTGATGAGAGTTATGCCATTGCCGTTCGTGGCAAAGGCAACACATCTACACTCAAAAACTTGGAGAGTTTGAAGGTAGGTTTGGAAGAGTAGAGTTTGCTGTGAAGGAGTTACATACTTGTAcaagtttttcttattcttccATGTTAGCCTATATACTCTTTGATTTGGGATTTTGGTAGGCAGGCATGAACAGAATctactctttatttttattttttagctaggtcaatttttattttttagctaGGTCAAAATTTTTATCAGCAACCTCAAAAATTTACAAGGATTTGAACCAATTTACAAAAGCAAAAGGCCGACAGGGCCACCAAAGTAACTAACTAACGCCAGGGCTTTCCAAAGTAAGGATAATGCCCGGCCTGCCATGAATGACCCGTGCGGATTGCACGTACATTCATAAATAAAATGTGAGAACAAACCCCTAATCCATGATCCGAACAAACTCAGAGGCCTCCTCCTTCCTTGGTTCCCACCGCCAGAAATCTCAAAATGGTA
This is a stretch of genomic DNA from Papaver somniferum cultivar HN1 chromosome 1, ASM357369v1, whole genome shotgun sequence. It encodes these proteins:
- the LOC113329906 gene encoding uncharacterized protein LOC113329906 isoform X1, with translation MRCRRKSGVISLDQLRSLSRTISGSTGGRKAGSMSSSGFSSSGSFASLNLVADKRRDQEQASLVTPLKMEKQKLAAVDAHLSSSYSGISVGGVAPALSLSTQGTPKDSTGQLDNDKISEDKQAEKPNPKSLLSPTVQCAPESDDPYSPFHATQWIPTKYSNSDSSVSGPPISMPEELKGHGTTVMGQYS
- the LOC113329906 gene encoding uncharacterized protein LOC113329906 isoform X2, translated to MRCRRKSGVISLDQLRSLSRTISGSTGGRKAGSMSSSGFSSSGSFASLNLVADKRRDQEQASLVTPLKMEKLAAVDAHLSSSYSGISVGGVAPALSLSTQGTPKDSTGQLDNDKISEDKQAEKPNPKSLLSPTVQCAPESDDPYSPFHATQWIPTKYSNSDSSVSGPPISMPEELKGHGTTVMGQYS